The following coding sequences are from one Lolium rigidum isolate FL_2022 chromosome 6, APGP_CSIRO_Lrig_0.1, whole genome shotgun sequence window:
- the LOC124660526 gene encoding CBL-interacting protein kinase 1-like, translated as MVKSGEEDQCTRSSLLGRYEIGRTLGEGNFGKVKYARHLATGAHFAVKILDRSKILSLRFDDQIRREIGTLKLLKHPNVVCLHEVAASKTKIYMVLEFVNGGELFDKIAIKGKLSEQEGRRLFQQLIDGLAYCHDKGVYHRDLKPENVLVDRKGNIKISDFGLSALPQHLGTDGLLHTTCGSPNYIAPEVLQNRGYDGSLSDIWSCGVILYVMLVGYLPFDDRNLVVLYQKIFKGDMQIPKWLSPAAQDLLRKILEPNPLKRITIAGIKEHAWFRKNYVPAAPYDDDDDDDINLGPVLSKKEQIDEAGQEKPTHINAFQLIGMASSLDLSGFFEEEDVSQRKIRFTSIHSPKDLFDKIENVVTVMGFQAQRGHNKLKVTKCKNPKNARDPSSFLACAEVFELGPSLYVVELKKSHGDRTLYRELCEKLSDELGVCKEQITQSLDSDLASFNGGSPLSGF; from the exons ATGGTGAAGAGCGGCGAGGAGGATCAGTGCACCCGGTCGTCGCTGTTGGGGAGGTATGAGATCGGGCGGACCCTCGGGGAGGGCAACTTCGGCAAGGTCAAGTACGCGCGCCACCTCGCCACCGGCGCCCACTTCGCCGTCAAGATCCTCGATCGCAGCAAGATCCTCTCCCTCCGATTCGACGACCAG ATCAGGAGGGAGATCGGGACATTGAAGCTTCTCAAGCACCCCAATGTCGTCTGCTTGCATGAG GTTGCGGCTAGCAAAACAAAGATTTACATGGTGCTAGAGTTCGTGAATGGGGGCGAGCTCTTTGACAAGATC GCCATCAAAGGAAAACTTTCGGAACAAGAAGGAAGAAGGCTGTTTCAGCAGCTAATTGATGGTTTGGCCTACTGCCACGATAAAGGTGTCTACCACAGAGACCTTAAG CCGGAAAATGTTCTTGTCGACCGAAAAGGCAACATAAAGATCTCCGACTTTGGTCTCAGTGCTTTGCCTCAACATCTTGGG ACTGATGGATTGTTGCATACAACATGTGGCAGCCCTAATTACATTGCTCCAGAG GTTTTGCAAAATAGAGGTTATGATGGCTCCTTGTCAGATATCTGGTCTTGCGGAGTAATTCTTTACGTAATGCTGGTTGGATACCTTCCATTCGATGACCGGAATCTTGTTGTCCTTTATCAAAAG ATTTTCAAGGGAGATATGCAGATCCCCAAGTGGCTGTCGCCGGCTGCACAGGATCTTCTTCGTAAGATTCTTGAACCAAACCCGTTGAAGAGGATTACCATTGCAGGGATCAAAGAACATGCATggtttcggaagaactatgttccTGCTGCTCcatacgatgatgatgatgatgatgatataaATCTCGGTCCAGTTCTCTCAAAGAAAGAG CAAATTGATGAAGCCGGACAGGAAAAGCCTACTCATATCAACGCTTTTCAGTTGATCGGGATGGCGTCTTCCCTTGATCTATCAGGTTTCTTTGAGGAAGAG GATGTGTCTCAAAGAAAGATACGATTCACATCCATACATTCACCCAAGGATTTGTTTGACAAGATCGAGAATGTCGTGACAGTGATGGGATTCCAAGCTCAGAGGGGGCATAATAAG CTCAAAGTCACGAAGTGTAAAAATCCAAAGAACGCAAGAGATCCATCATCATTCCTTGCCTGTGCTGAG GTGTTTGAACTGGGGCCGTCACTGTATGTTGTTGAGCTGAAGAAATCCCATGGAGATCGTACACTGTATAGAGAG CTGTGCGAGAAGCTATCTGATGAGCTGGGGGTGTGCAAGGAGCAGATAACGCAATCTCTGGACTCTGATCTAGCGAGCTTCAACGGAGGATCACCTCTCTCGGGTTTCTGA